From Chryseobacterium shandongense, the proteins below share one genomic window:
- a CDS encoding DegT/DnrJ/EryC1/StrS family aminotransferase encodes MSIEIWLSSPHMGGTEIKYINEAFDTNWIAPLGPNVNGFETDLEKFLNQDVKVAALSSGTAALHLALIECNVGYGDEVICQSLTFSASANPIVYLGATPVFIDSEKDTWNMCPVALREAVTDRISKNKKPKAIVAVNLYGMPAKMDEILAIAEEFDIPLIEDAAESLGSTYKGRSCGTFGRFGILSFNGNKIITTSGGGALVCHHKQDKDRAVFLSTQARDKAPHYQHSEIGYNYRMSNVSAGIGRGQMEVLKSRVEGRRKMHSFYGEITENMDGVTLFREPNSDFFSNHWLSVITIDETVAATNRENLRLAFLEDKIESRPIWKPMHMQPVFKDAPYYGGDFAEKLFENSLCLPSGSNLTDSDRARIEKVMVNVFSDKKLSDVIIP; translated from the coding sequence ATGAGCATTGAAATATGGCTCTCTTCCCCTCATATGGGCGGAACCGAAATAAAATATATTAACGAAGCGTTTGATACCAATTGGATAGCACCTTTGGGACCTAACGTGAATGGCTTTGAAACTGATCTGGAGAAATTTCTGAATCAGGATGTAAAAGTAGCCGCATTATCATCCGGAACAGCAGCTCTCCATCTCGCATTGATTGAATGCAATGTGGGCTACGGTGATGAAGTTATTTGTCAGTCTCTTACCTTTTCAGCCTCTGCAAATCCTATTGTTTACCTGGGAGCAACACCGGTTTTCATAGATTCGGAAAAAGATACTTGGAACATGTGTCCTGTCGCATTAAGAGAGGCCGTAACAGACCGTATATCCAAAAATAAAAAACCGAAAGCTATTGTTGCCGTTAATCTTTACGGAATGCCTGCAAAAATGGACGAAATTTTAGCCATCGCTGAAGAATTCGATATTCCTCTTATTGAAGATGCTGCAGAATCACTGGGCTCTACGTATAAGGGGAGATCATGCGGAACTTTTGGACGTTTCGGAATTCTGTCTTTCAACGGAAACAAAATCATTACCACTTCTGGTGGAGGCGCATTGGTATGCCACCATAAACAAGATAAAGACAGAGCGGTGTTTTTATCTACACAGGCAAGGGATAAAGCACCTCATTACCAGCATTCGGAAATAGGATACAACTACAGAATGAGTAATGTTTCCGCGGGAATCGGAAGAGGACAGATGGAAGTGCTGAAAAGCAGGGTGGAAGGCCGAAGAAAAATGCATAGTTTTTACGGTGAAATTACAGAGAATATGGATGGCGTAACATTATTTCGCGAACCTAACAGCGATTTCTTCAGCAACCACTGGCTTTCAGTAATTACAATAGATGAAACAGTAGCAGCAACAAACCGTGAAAATCTTCGTCTTGCATTTTTGGAAGACAAAATAGAATCGCGCCCGATCTGGAAACCAATGCACATGCAGCCTGTATTTAAAGATGCTCCGTATTATGGTGGCGACTTTGCAGAGAAGCTTTTTGAAAACAGCTTGTGCCTTCCTTCAGGATCCAATCTCACAGACTCTGATAGGGCAAGAATCGAAAAAGTGATGGTTAATGTTTTTTCAGATAAAAAGCTGTCAGACGTTATAATCCCTTAG
- a CDS encoding acetyltransferase has translation MYLYGASGHGKVVAEIAEENGYHINAYIDGDVLKKKMLGYPVLHKPPQENIDIVISIGNNRIRKNIVDENTLFNYVTLLHPNSSLSKRIRVEEGTVVMSGVSINAAVTVGKHCIINTNSSIDHDCVLEDFVHISPNAALAGSVYVGEGTHVGIGANIIQGIKIGKWCTIGAGTVIISDVPDGSTVVGNPGRIVKITEL, from the coding sequence ATGTATTTATATGGGGCAAGCGGTCATGGCAAGGTAGTTGCTGAAATTGCAGAAGAAAACGGATACCACATTAATGCTTATATCGATGGAGATGTTTTAAAAAAGAAAATGCTGGGTTATCCTGTACTTCATAAACCACCACAAGAAAACATAGATATTGTCATATCGATAGGAAACAACAGGATAAGGAAAAATATAGTTGATGAAAATACGTTATTCAACTATGTGACTTTACTTCATCCCAATTCGTCATTGTCCAAAAGGATACGCGTAGAAGAAGGAACTGTAGTAATGTCGGGAGTTTCCATTAATGCTGCTGTTACAGTAGGAAAACATTGTATCATCAATACAAATTCCTCAATAGACCATGATTGTGTACTGGAAGATTTTGTGCATATTTCTCCCAACGCTGCGTTGGCCGGAAGTGTATATGTTGGCGAAGGAACCCATGTGGGAATCGGAGCAAATATTATCCAGGGAATTAAAATTGGAAAATGGTGCACCATCGGAGCAGGGACAGTGATCATCAGTGATGTTCCGGACGGCTCAACAGTGGTAGGGAATCCAGGCAGAATTGTAAAAATCACCGAATTGTAA
- a CDS encoding sugar transferase — protein sequence MYNFFLKRFFDFIIAFVGLVILSPVFITVTIGLFFANEGKPFFFQARPGLNEKIFKIIKFKTMNDKKDADGNLLPDSERLTSIGAFVRKTSLDEIPQLINVLKGDMSIIGPRPLLPQYLPIYNEFQKRRHEVRPGITGWAQVNGRNAISWAKKFELDVWYIDHISFALDCKIVLLTFKKVFKKEGINKEGQATTEAFNGNN from the coding sequence ATGTACAATTTTTTTTTAAAAAGATTTTTTGATTTCATTATAGCGTTTGTAGGATTAGTAATCTTATCTCCGGTTTTTATTACAGTAACCATTGGGCTGTTTTTTGCAAATGAAGGCAAGCCGTTCTTCTTTCAGGCACGCCCGGGTTTAAACGAAAAGATTTTTAAAATCATCAAGTTCAAAACAATGAACGATAAGAAAGATGCTGATGGGAATCTGCTTCCGGATTCGGAGAGGCTTACTTCTATAGGAGCATTTGTTCGTAAAACTTCTTTAGATGAAATACCTCAGTTGATCAATGTTTTAAAAGGGGATATGTCGATTATAGGACCGCGGCCATTGCTGCCGCAGTATTTGCCCATTTATAATGAATTCCAGAAACGAAGACACGAAGTTCGTCCCGGAATCACAGGGTGGGCACAGGTAAACGGAAGGAATGCCATTTCGTGGGCAAAGAAATTTGAACTAGATGTCTGGTACATCGATCATATTTCATTTGCCTTAGATTGTAAAATTGTTCTTCTGACTTTTAAAAAAGTATTTAAAAAAGAAGGGATCAACAAAGAAGGACAGGCAACTACGGAAGCCTTTAATGGGAATAATTAA
- a CDS encoding glycosyltransferase family 4 protein, whose amino-acid sequence MRILLLHQYFLEEDDPGGSRWNEITKTWIAQGHEVTVIAGMMHYSGSEKRAEYKGKYFVKKRQGEITVHRTHVSEAYNNGFLGRLWGYFSFMFSSLWAGLFKIEGKFDAVVVTSPPLFVGGSGFLISRLKRIPMIFEIRDLWPESAIDTGVLTNKFIIKFAYWFEAFIYRKAKLINVLTPAFYKTLHEKKGVDKSKLIMIPNAADFSLSEEIMRNFDRESFRKEHDLENYFVITYVGAHGVANHLDQILDAGKKLEDTNVLFLLIGQGMEKDRLKEKAKQRNVTNVRFLDPVPKKEVFKYILASEMGASVLKKVDTFKTVYSNKSFDYFSCKKPILMAIDGVSRELVEDARAGIYVEPENAEEYSKAIREYLNDEKRLQTEGQNGYEYAKNNFDREFLAKEYLKSIQKIIR is encoded by the coding sequence ATGAGAATCCTACTATTACATCAGTATTTTTTAGAAGAAGATGATCCCGGAGGTTCCAGATGGAACGAAATCACAAAAACCTGGATTGCTCAAGGGCATGAAGTGACTGTTATAGCAGGAATGATGCATTATTCAGGGTCTGAAAAAAGAGCGGAGTATAAAGGTAAATATTTCGTAAAAAAGAGACAGGGCGAAATAACGGTTCACCGAACTCATGTTTCAGAAGCATATAACAACGGATTTTTAGGCCGCCTATGGGGGTATTTCTCGTTTATGTTTTCCTCTCTTTGGGCAGGATTATTTAAAATTGAAGGGAAATTTGATGCCGTTGTTGTAACTTCACCACCGCTGTTTGTCGGAGGTTCCGGCTTTCTGATTTCAAGGCTCAAAAGAATTCCGATGATTTTCGAGATCAGGGATTTATGGCCGGAATCGGCAATTGATACCGGTGTACTTACCAATAAGTTTATTATTAAATTTGCATATTGGTTTGAAGCTTTTATATATAGAAAAGCAAAGCTTATAAATGTGCTTACTCCCGCATTTTATAAAACTCTTCATGAAAAAAAGGGAGTAGATAAAAGCAAATTGATCATGATCCCCAATGCAGCAGATTTTTCTCTTTCGGAAGAAATTATGAGAAATTTTGATCGCGAAAGCTTTAGAAAAGAACATGATCTGGAAAATTATTTCGTCATTACTTATGTTGGAGCACATGGGGTTGCCAATCATTTAGATCAAATATTAGATGCTGGCAAAAAACTTGAAGATACCAATGTTTTATTTTTATTAATTGGTCAGGGTATGGAAAAAGACAGGTTAAAAGAGAAAGCAAAACAAAGAAACGTTACGAATGTACGCTTTTTGGATCCTGTTCCTAAAAAAGAGGTATTTAAGTATATTTTAGCATCCGAGATGGGAGCATCTGTATTAAAAAAAGTCGACACGTTTAAAACAGTGTACTCCAATAAATCTTTTGATTACTTCTCATGTAAGAAACCCATTCTGATGGCTATCGACGGAGTATCACGGGAATTAGTTGAAGATGCTCGCGCAGGTATTTATGTAGAGCCTGAAAATGCTGAAGAATACAGTAAGGCAATACGTGAATATCTTAATGATGAAAAACGGCTGCAGACAGAAGGCCAAAACGGATATGAGTATGCAAAGAATAATTTTGACAGGGAGTTTTTGGCAAAGGAATATTTGAAATCAATACAAAAGATCATTCGGTGA
- a CDS encoding phenylacetate--CoA ligase family protein, which translates to MKIYNLILEKMVMPAGDLLFSTKTMAELKKWRHISQLSESELINLQKENLSDLLKFAVQEIPFYKELKTEANEDPFTWIKKFPLMKKKVYKDNIDLLLSEDKDKLIKKMTSGSSGIQGITYMNIKEQDLNRAIQMLWWEWAGWKPGKPILQTGMTINRGLLKTFKDYFLRTTYSNAFGMSETSSAQLMSKFRNKKNYHIGGYASSIYLLAKIAEKEGFKDIHFDGAISWGDKMFPHFRSKIKEVFGCKVYDTYACSEGLMIAAQHDLDYYYIMTPHIYLELLDKNGNDVEDGQLGHVVVTRLDSRSMPIIRYYTGDLAIRLPRNQYPEKRKFAFPLLEKVIGRDTDIVYTQSNKFMIVHFFTAIFEFETGIKQFRVIQEDLSSMKIEYIPSKEYDEMVLPRIEKKIHEHLQEDFPIEWIKVDEIPPTASGKPQIIKSLIK; encoded by the coding sequence ATGAAAATATATAATTTAATTTTAGAAAAGATGGTGATGCCTGCCGGCGACCTTTTATTTTCAACCAAAACAATGGCTGAATTAAAAAAATGGCGGCATATATCTCAACTTTCAGAATCTGAATTAATTAATTTACAAAAAGAAAATTTATCTGATCTCTTGAAATTTGCAGTTCAGGAAATACCTTTTTACAAAGAGTTGAAAACTGAGGCTAATGAGGATCCTTTTACCTGGATAAAGAAATTCCCATTGATGAAAAAGAAAGTCTATAAAGATAATATAGACCTTTTGCTTTCTGAAGATAAGGATAAACTCATCAAAAAAATGACCAGTGGCTCTTCCGGAATTCAGGGGATCACCTATATGAATATAAAGGAGCAGGATCTCAACAGAGCTATCCAGATGCTTTGGTGGGAATGGGCTGGCTGGAAACCCGGAAAACCTATCTTACAAACAGGTATGACCATTAACAGAGGTCTTCTTAAAACATTTAAAGATTATTTTTTAAGAACAACATACAGCAATGCTTTCGGAATGTCTGAAACCTCTTCTGCGCAGCTGATGAGTAAATTTCGGAATAAAAAAAATTATCATATTGGTGGTTACGCTTCATCAATTTACTTATTAGCAAAAATTGCTGAGAAAGAAGGATTCAAAGATATTCACTTCGACGGAGCCATTAGCTGGGGAGACAAAATGTTTCCACACTTTCGCTCTAAAATTAAAGAAGTTTTTGGATGTAAAGTGTATGATACCTATGCCTGCTCAGAAGGACTGATGATTGCTGCGCAGCATGATCTGGATTATTATTATATCATGACTCCGCATATTTACCTGGAATTACTTGATAAAAATGGTAACGATGTTGAAGATGGCCAGTTGGGTCATGTGGTAGTAACCAGATTAGACTCCAGATCAATGCCGATCATCAGATACTACACCGGCGACCTGGCAATCCGCCTGCCTCGAAATCAGTATCCTGAAAAAAGAAAATTTGCATTTCCTTTGTTAGAAAAAGTAATTGGACGGGATACCGATATTGTATATACCCAATCAAATAAATTCATGATTGTTCATTTTTTCACAGCAATTTTTGAATTTGAAACCGGAATAAAACAATTTCGTGTCATTCAGGAAGATCTGTCTTCCATGAAAATTGAATATATCCCATCTAAAGAATATGATGAGATGGTTCTACCCCGAATTGAGAAAAAAATCCATGAGCATCTTCAGGAAGATTTCCCGATAGAATGGATTAAAGTTGATGAAATTCCACCAACGGCTTCCGGTAAACCACAAATAATCAAATCTTTAATTAAGTAA
- a CDS encoding glycosyltransferase family 4 protein — translation MTKATKILYVGNNLSKYGNTPGTVETLGVLFEKENIEVIYAGHSLNKIKRLFEMCFSVIKNRNKIKYVLIDTYSTSAFWFAFSVGMISRILDIKYIPILHGGNLPERLKNSKYCSDLLFKNSFENVAVSGYLNYHFQKNGYKSIIIPNNIEIENYQFKKRNKISPNILWVRSFHADYNPNLAIDVLEIVAKKYPDAKLCMVGPDKDGSMEVFKNYAKKKSLMGNIKITGRLSKKDWHQLSEQYDIFINTTNYDNTPVSVLEAMALGLPVVTTSVGGIPFLLDHGKDALLVDKNNKEQMAQAIITLLENQDLADNITENALNKVSDFDWEVVKHKWINLLS, via the coding sequence ATGACTAAAGCAACAAAAATTCTTTACGTTGGTAACAATCTAAGCAAATACGGCAATACACCCGGAACTGTAGAAACATTGGGGGTGCTGTTTGAAAAAGAAAACATCGAAGTTATCTATGCTGGACATTCATTGAATAAGATTAAAAGGCTTTTTGAGATGTGTTTTTCCGTAATCAAAAACAGAAATAAGATCAAATATGTTTTAATTGATACATACAGTACCAGTGCTTTTTGGTTTGCATTCTCAGTCGGGATGATTTCAAGGATATTAGATATCAAATACATTCCTATTCTTCATGGTGGAAACTTGCCGGAAAGATTGAAAAACTCAAAATATTGCAGTGATCTATTATTTAAAAATTCTTTTGAAAATGTTGCCGTATCGGGATATTTAAATTATCACTTCCAAAAAAACGGCTACAAATCCATTATTATACCCAACAATATTGAAATTGAGAATTATCAATTTAAAAAAAGAAATAAAATATCCCCAAATATATTGTGGGTGAGATCTTTCCATGCAGACTACAACCCGAATTTGGCAATAGATGTACTGGAGATTGTAGCAAAAAAGTACCCGGATGCAAAATTATGCATGGTTGGCCCCGATAAAGACGGAAGTATGGAAGTTTTTAAAAATTATGCTAAAAAAAAATCTTTAATGGGGAACATTAAAATAACGGGGCGGTTATCAAAAAAAGATTGGCATCAGTTATCTGAACAGTATGATATCTTCATAAATACTACCAATTACGATAATACACCGGTAAGTGTTCTGGAGGCAATGGCATTGGGACTTCCGGTTGTGACCACTTCTGTAGGAGGGATTCCTTTCTTACTGGATCATGGCAAAGATGCTTTACTGGTTGATAAAAACAATAAAGAGCAAATGGCTCAGGCTATTATAACTTTGCTTGAGAACCAGGATTTAGCAGACAACATAACAGAAAATGCACTCAATAAAGTTTCGGATTTCGATTGGGAAGTAGTAAAACATAAATGGATAAATCTATTATCATGA
- a CDS encoding glycosyltransferase, which produces MKILFFIDSLGSGGAQKQMVELAKGFLANNNEVQFLVYHPLDFYNAELTNAGIKITLISDESYLRRILKIRKFIRNNNFDVVISFLSGPVFISEISSLPFRRWKLIVGERSANPVMQIKMKWKIMRLFHSLADFVVCNSHLNANMVLRANPLLKNKCKTIYNIVDLEKYTTTPITDHEKFNLVIPSSHQYLKNLKGLIEGVALLPKPLQEKLDINWYGEVLDKSLEEGKLKIAEYGLDHIFTFHHPVKNIHEVMQKAGGVGLFSFYEGLPNAVCEAMACGKPVVASNISDNSILIGNDSLLCVPTDSTSISTALKNMLSLNKTELENIGKRNREFAENNFNSSIIIKQYSNLFDND; this is translated from the coding sequence ATGAAGATATTATTTTTTATTGATAGTCTGGGTTCTGGCGGAGCCCAAAAGCAGATGGTTGAACTGGCTAAAGGATTTTTAGCCAATAACAACGAGGTGCAGTTTTTAGTATACCATCCGCTGGATTTTTATAATGCTGAATTAACCAATGCCGGAATTAAAATTACTTTGATCAGTGATGAAAGCTATCTTCGGAGAATATTGAAGATTAGAAAATTTATCCGAAACAATAATTTTGATGTGGTCATTTCTTTTTTATCAGGACCTGTTTTTATTTCCGAAATTTCGTCTCTGCCTTTCCGCCGATGGAAGCTGATTGTAGGAGAGCGTAGTGCAAATCCGGTAATGCAAATAAAAATGAAGTGGAAAATTATGAGGCTTTTTCATAGTCTCGCGGATTTTGTAGTCTGTAATTCCCATCTCAACGCAAATATGGTGCTTCGTGCCAATCCTTTATTAAAAAATAAATGCAAAACAATTTATAATATAGTTGATCTGGAAAAATATACGACCACTCCCATTACAGATCATGAAAAATTTAACCTGGTAATCCCTTCAAGTCATCAGTATTTAAAAAACCTGAAAGGCCTTATTGAAGGGGTGGCTCTTTTACCTAAACCACTTCAGGAAAAATTAGATATTAATTGGTATGGAGAGGTTTTGGACAAATCCTTGGAAGAAGGAAAACTCAAAATTGCAGAGTACGGATTAGACCATATCTTTACATTTCATCATCCGGTAAAAAACATTCATGAGGTGATGCAGAAAGCTGGCGGAGTAGGGCTTTTTAGTTTTTATGAAGGCTTACCTAATGCTGTATGCGAAGCAATGGCTTGTGGGAAACCTGTTGTCGCATCCAATATTTCAGACAACAGTATTTTAATTGGTAACGATTCGCTATTATGCGTTCCAACCGACTCCACATCAATTTCAACAGCACTTAAAAACATGCTGAGCTTAAACAAAACGGAACTTGAAAATATCGGTAAAAGAAATAGAGAATTTGCTGAGAACAATTTTAACTCTTCTATAATTATTAAACAATATTCTAATCTTTTTGATAATGACTAA
- a CDS encoding glycosyltransferase family protein, with protein MNILIVSHVIFPFQSPRAYRTTELAVELAKNHHVTLVANCSPEEYSKWNSFDKINLKSFSKLSFVRKHSNKKEKYSLIDKVLLKLFRKRLTYPNIEFLWKIPETLKDMSNFDVLISIAAPHAIHWGCYRAIQNNPKLAKVWIADCGDPFMMNVFENPPSYFAKLEKQFMERADFVTIPIENARNSYYPEFHNKIRVIPQGFNFSNTKVFEGEIQNSVPTFAYAGVFYTGIRDPKLFLEYLCTIKEDFKFIIYTKDDGLIKDYYSRLNGKIEVREYIPREQLIYELSTMDFLINFENKESAQSPSKLIDYGLTKRPILSMQFDINNISDFNQFLKGNYSNSLEINVDQYNIENVANRFMELINTKL; from the coding sequence ATGAATATTTTAATAGTTTCCCATGTAATCTTTCCGTTTCAGTCCCCTCGAGCGTATCGAACAACCGAGCTGGCCGTGGAGTTGGCAAAAAATCATCATGTAACATTGGTAGCCAATTGCTCTCCGGAGGAATATTCAAAGTGGAATTCATTTGATAAAATTAATTTAAAATCGTTTTCCAAACTTTCATTTGTAAGAAAACATTCTAATAAAAAAGAAAAATATTCATTAATAGATAAAGTTCTGTTAAAACTCTTCAGAAAAAGACTAACATATCCAAATATTGAGTTTTTATGGAAGATACCGGAAACATTGAAAGACATGAGTAATTTTGATGTTTTGATTTCCATTGCCGCGCCGCACGCCATACATTGGGGATGTTATAGAGCAATTCAGAACAATCCGAAATTGGCAAAAGTATGGATAGCAGATTGCGGTGATCCATTTATGATGAACGTTTTTGAGAATCCGCCTTCTTATTTTGCAAAATTGGAAAAGCAGTTTATGGAACGGGCAGATTTTGTCACCATTCCTATCGAAAATGCCCGGAATTCTTACTATCCTGAATTTCATAACAAGATCCGTGTCATTCCTCAGGGTTTTAATTTTTCAAATACTAAAGTTTTTGAAGGAGAAATCCAGAATTCCGTACCCACATTTGCGTATGCCGGTGTTTTTTATACGGGAATTCGTGACCCTAAATTGTTTTTAGAATACTTATGTACCATAAAAGAAGATTTTAAATTTATCATCTACACAAAAGATGATGGTTTAATAAAAGACTATTACAGCCGTCTGAACGGCAAGATTGAAGTAAGGGAATATATTCCCAGAGAACAATTGATTTATGAATTAAGCACAATGGATTTTCTTATCAATTTTGAAAATAAAGAGTCAGCGCAGTCTCCCAGTAAATTAATTGATTATGGCTTAACGAAACGGCCAATCCTTAGTATGCAGTTTGATATCAATAATATTTCTGATTTTAATCAATTTTTGAAAGGAAACTATAGTAATTCACTGGAAATCAATGTGGATCAGTACAATATTGAAAACGTTGCCAATAGGTTCATGGAATTAATAAACACAAAGTTATAA
- a CDS encoding EpsG family protein, whose amino-acid sequence MAVWQKEKSENTVIKVILFLVSPILAFLFSLRTLKTRSSFFIIFLFSVFFGLAFTVSSGKQSDDSIDGSSYREKFEHYKFVTDSKFYKGFLEYLTFEKGKQDYYFDTVAFYVSRFTSNYHIMFMVFAIVFAFFALKSLKFFVAEKNYSTSLACFILLYLFMINQIFNINGVRFWTAAWVGVYSILQIFGNGKYKYFLLLLLTPFFHGAFWVFIGITVVAYFGKNLNKVWTVLFFVSFLVSNVSLDLVRDNINMFPTFIVKMAESYTDESYVQQRESGGTGLYWIAATFNFLVRVYMNFLVYLFIKNSKEIIDNAKTKYLFSFLLVLMVFVNFTMAIPSLGGRFMLLSYPIIAYIWLVNFKGRKYDRVLYAMPVIFSFSFYVQIMLYVKVLEPVFYFSNPLYLLYHYL is encoded by the coding sequence ATGGCAGTTTGGCAGAAAGAAAAAAGTGAGAATACGGTAATAAAAGTAATTTTATTCCTGGTTTCACCTATTCTTGCATTTCTATTTTCGCTACGTACTTTGAAAACAAGATCATCTTTTTTTATCATTTTCCTTTTTTCTGTTTTTTTTGGTCTTGCTTTCACAGTTAGTTCAGGAAAGCAAAGTGATGATAGTATTGATGGATCAAGTTACCGGGAAAAATTTGAGCATTACAAGTTTGTTACCGATTCAAAATTTTATAAAGGATTTTTAGAATATTTGACTTTTGAAAAAGGGAAACAGGATTATTACTTTGATACAGTAGCATTCTACGTATCGCGTTTTACTTCCAATTACCATATTATGTTCATGGTTTTTGCAATCGTATTTGCCTTTTTCGCCTTAAAATCCCTGAAATTTTTTGTAGCAGAAAAAAATTATTCAACATCTCTTGCGTGCTTTATTTTATTGTATTTATTTATGATCAATCAGATCTTTAATATCAATGGAGTACGATTCTGGACAGCTGCCTGGGTTGGGGTGTACAGTATTTTACAGATTTTTGGAAATGGCAAATATAAGTATTTTCTTTTGCTATTATTGACACCGTTTTTTCACGGGGCATTTTGGGTTTTCATAGGTATTACGGTCGTTGCGTATTTTGGAAAAAATTTGAATAAAGTATGGACCGTTTTATTCTTTGTAAGCTTCCTGGTATCCAATGTCTCTTTAGACCTGGTAAGAGACAATATTAATATGTTTCCCACTTTTATTGTGAAGATGGCCGAGTCTTATACTGATGAATCTTATGTGCAGCAAAGAGAAAGTGGTGGTACCGGGCTTTACTGGATTGCGGCAACCTTCAATTTTCTGGTGAGGGTTTATATGAATTTTTTAGTGTATTTATTTATTAAAAATTCTAAAGAAATTATTGATAATGCCAAAACCAAATATCTGTTTTCATTTTTGCTGGTATTAATGGTTTTTGTCAATTTTACAATGGCAATTCCTTCTCTCGGAGGAAGATTTATGCTATTATCCTACCCGATAATTGCCTATATTTGGCTGGTGAACTTCAAAGGAAGAAAATATGACAGGGTTTTGTACGCTATGCCTGTTATTTTTTCTTTTTCTTTTTATGTACAGATTATGTTGTATGTAAAAGTGCTTGAACCTGTTTTTTATTTTTCAAACCCTCTCTATTTATTATATCACTATTTATAA
- a CDS encoding acyltransferase family protein, whose protein sequence is MQINTLQILRAFAAISVLITHVFQKSNFKPFGDYFLSGQYGVDIFFVLSGFLIYLTTKEQTDPWKYLKKRIFRIYPLYLFALLFYILYKISFQNFSLDFKTLFQNILMLPWDTKWSYKSLIIVVAWSTLFEMFFYSLFFFILFFKVQKKLIFILIPLLFLICFSLIRFTSIENNIPFVSLFVSLTGSLHMIFFLAGCIIAELFVKNRIPRLPKKAYTSILFASLVLMIITMLMPYNHLLSFFACILLFTLVLQYESYFSLDVKKRSTASLIYMGDISYSIYIFHILIISILIIWIKNIPILLVTTLIVTLIVSSFTYNYIEKKFITLGKK, encoded by the coding sequence ATGCAAATAAATACCCTGCAAATATTAAGAGCCTTTGCCGCAATAAGTGTTTTGATTACTCATGTTTTCCAAAAGAGTAATTTTAAACCCTTCGGCGATTACTTTTTATCGGGTCAATATGGCGTTGATATTTTTTTTGTTCTGAGTGGGTTCTTAATTTATTTAACGACTAAAGAACAAACAGATCCTTGGAAATACCTAAAAAAAAGAATATTCAGAATTTATCCTTTATATTTATTTGCATTATTGTTTTATATCTTATATAAAATCAGTTTCCAAAATTTTAGCTTAGATTTCAAGACACTTTTTCAAAATATCCTTATGCTTCCGTGGGATACAAAATGGTCTTATAAAAGCCTTATTATTGTTGTTGCATGGTCAACTTTATTTGAAATGTTTTTCTATAGCTTGTTTTTCTTTATTCTTTTTTTCAAAGTTCAAAAAAAGCTTATTTTTATTCTGATCCCGTTATTGTTTTTGATTTGTTTTTCTCTCATAAGATTTACTTCGATTGAAAATAATATCCCTTTTGTATCTTTATTCGTAAGCTTGACAGGCTCTCTGCACATGATTTTTTTTCTGGCAGGTTGTATAATAGCAGAACTATTTGTGAAGAACAGAATTCCTAGATTGCCGAAAAAAGCATATACATCTATTTTATTCGCATCATTAGTTTTAATGATAATAACAATGCTGATGCCTTATAATCATTTGCTTTCTTTTTTTGCGTGCATTTTATTATTCACGCTAGTTCTTCAATATGAAAGCTATTTCTCTCTTGATGTTAAGAAAAGATCAACAGCATCTCTAATTTACATGGGAGATATTTCATATTCAATTTACATCTTCCATATATTAATAATTAGTATACTTATTATTTGGATAAAGAATATACCAATTCTTCTAGTAACTACATTGATAGTAACATTAATAGTTTCAAGCTTTACCTATAATTATATAGAAAAGAAATTTATCACATTGGGAAAAAAATAA